The genomic window AAGGAGGTGAAGTGGGACGATAAGAGGAGATAGTACACAGATGGAGAGAGTAAAAGGCGCGGTGGGTTATGttaatccctttttttcttcttctatgcAGTGATATACAAGCGGGGGGGAAATACACACGTGGGGGAGGGTTTAACTATATATGCACTCCAGTTACACACTGGCTATAGGCTGGGTGCCTGCTTGCTACGCTTTGCCTTCGCGCATGCGGggcacctccttttttacaacgtACACTGCTCTCAGAGAAGCATTCCCCTATCgtgacatttttaataaaaaaaaaaaaaaaaaggggaggggaaaTATAGATCGAGAAAAATGCGAGATGGGCAACCTGCTCCAAAACGCTGAGACGAGCCGAGTCCACAAAAAAGCTGCGCCAAACCATGATGCGCGAAAATGATTGACTCGCTCTGCAAAAGGGTTATCCAATCCGATGAGCACCCCTACACGTGGGTGCGTCTCTGTGTGAGAGGCCTTAAAACAGTGAAGTCGCCTTCTCCTGTTCCTTGACGAGCATTTCGTAAAATTGATATATTATCGTTACGGCAAGTAGAATACCCGTGCCACTTCCCAAGGCTCCAAGAAAATCGGCCAAAATGGTTAACGCGCCAATGCACATACCTCCGAAGGCTGCTGCGGTGGGGATATATCTATTGAAAACTCTGGTTAGGGATGTGGGCGTATCTCTATATCCTCTCATACCAATTTGCTGATCGCGCAATTGCTTCGCAACATCTTTAGCCGAGCTACCTGACACTTCTATCCACGTCTTCGAAAAGAAGGCACATGCCACAAGGACAAAGGAAATATAAACCAGGGTGTGAAACGGGTCATTCGTTATATCAGCAAAGGAATTCGGAGGAGAGATATAATAAGCAATTCCACCAATAGGGATGGAGGTTCCACTCGATTCAACTTCCTGCCACTGTCccaaaatatttactaaAATGCTATTCTTGAATCGTTTGTATAATATTTGTgagaagaaatataagttGGACACTAAAGCGGTCTGCAAAATGATTGGGATGTTGCTCGTGTAGAATAGCTTTATCGGGTATGTCCCCTGTTGTCCTCGTACGCTTTGATACTTCACAGATAAGTCCACTCTGAATCCTTGGAGGTAGATAACAATGAGGAAGACCAAAATGGTGGCTAACAGGTTCGTAACATTTGGTGCATGGGTTCTATAGAAAGATTTTTTCAAGGCAGATATTTTATTCGATTCAGTAAAGAGGCAATAAACTAGAGAAATAATTGCTCCCTCAAATTCGATTCCCTTATCTGTATTAATGGTGGTTGGACTAAAGGACTTCCACATAATGGTTTCACAAATGTTTGTTGCTATAAATAGGGAAATACCTGACCCTAGTCCATAACCTTTCTGTAACAGTTCATCCAACAGGATGACCACAACTCctgcaaaaaataattgcagtataataataatggcaTGTCCTGTTCCTATTTCTGATATGTTCCCATAAATCCCGCTAACCACATAGGCGATGGCTTCTCCTAGGGTTATTAACAATCCTAGTAACTTCTGTGCTCCTTGAAAAAGGGTTCTATCTTCCTTTAAGCTCTGATCTACGTCTATTATTTTTGAACCGGCCAACAGCTGCATTACCATACCACTTGTTACTATGGGCGATATTCCCAACTCCATTAACGTTCCTCTGTTGGAGGCCAAAATCACACGCATCCAATAAAACGGGTCACTTAATTTGCTCGTTACGATACCATACAACGGTATTTGGCAACATATGAGAAAGACAAACAAAGACACGGCTGTCCATAGTAGCTTCTCCTTGAATGGCAACTTCCTGTCTGGCGACTGCACCTCCGGCAGTAGGAACATAACCGGCTTGATCAAATTGAGGAACCTCactgaagggggggaagagaaagGTCACAATTGGCAAGTCAATCCAAGTAAAGTGGGTGGGGGAATATGCACCCCAGGATTGGGTAACACTACCACTTTCGTTAGTGCTCCCATAAATGCATACTTGGCAACGCATATGAATTAGCACACGCGGTGACCCCAAAAAAATACCACTCGAGCGTTGCATCCCTTTGGACGGGCCTCTAACCAAAAACGCTCACATGAGCAGACAACGGTTAGAAGCCCATCCATGCCGCTTGATCAATGAACCGGCAGTTCCTACATCTTATGCACGGCCGCACACAACGCTCGCACACCCCACtctcacatttttatatattcacacGGCGAGCacttttcgattttttctctctcttacCCATTTTGCCTTATTtagttttcttctttttcgcaAACCTGCTTCatagtgggggaaaaaaaaataatgaataaataaattatccTTGTTCGCGC from Plasmodium coatneyi strain Hackeri chromosome 12, complete sequence includes these protein-coding regions:
- a CDS encoding Preprotein translocase, producing MVRFLNLIKPVMFLLPEVQSPDRKLPFKEKLLWTAVSLFVFLICCQIPLYGIVTSKLSDPFYWMRVILASNRGTLMELGISPIVTSGMVMQLLAGSKIIDVDQSLKEDRTLFQGAQKLLGLLITLGEAIAYVVSGIYGNISEIGTGHAIIIILQLFFAGVVVILLDELLQKGYGLGSGISLFIATNICETIMWKSFSPTTINTDKGIEFEGAIISLVYCLFTESNKISALKKSFYRTHAPNVTNLLATILVFLIVIYLQGFRVDLSVKYQSVRGQQGTYPIKLFYTSNIPIILQTALVSNLYFFSQILYKRFKNSILVNILGQWQEVESSGTSIPIGGIAYYISPPNSFADITNDPFHTLVYISFVLVACAFFSKTWIEVSGSSAKDVAKQLRDQQIGMRGYRDTPTSLTRVFNRYIPTAAAFGGMCIGALTILADFLGALGSGTGILLAVTIIYQFYEMLVKEQEKATSLF